TTTTGAGTTGGTTTCATATGCTTCTTTAAGAAATTCACACCTTCTACGATAATTTCTTTTTTATTTGGAAAAATATCAATTATCTTTCCTTTTTTTCCTTTATCCTCGCCAGATATAACCAGGACATTATCTCCTTTTTTTAAAGCCACTTTCCCTTTTTGCATATTATAATCTCCTTTCCCAACACCTATACCACTTCGGGAGCGAGGGATATTATTTTCATATATTTTTTATCCCTTAATTCTCTAGCTACGGGACCAAATATTCTTGTTCCAATTGGTTCATTTTGATTATTTATAATAACAGCCGCATTATCATCAAAACGAATATAGGAACCATCGGGCCGTCCTACTTCCTTTTTTGTCCTGACAATAACGGCTTTTACTATTTCTCCTTTTTTTGCCGTGCCCCCTACATTTGCTTCTTTCACAGAAGCTACAATAACTTCCCCAATTCTGGCATATCTTTTTCTTGAACCGCCAAGTACTTTTATACATTGTATTTGCTTAGCACCAGAATTATCTGCTACAAAAAGTCTTGTCTGCATTTGTATCAATTTTTCCACACTCCCTTACAATTCATAAGATAATTAAAACTATACATGTTTTTTATTATAAACATTAAATCTATTTTCTTTTTTGAATAATTTCCGCAACTTCCCATCTTTTTCTTTTGCTCAATGGCTTTGAGGAAACAATTTTAACTTTATCTCCAACTTCACATATGTTTTTTTCATCATGAGCCATAAATTTTGAGCTTTTTCTTATTCTTTTCTTATAAAGCTTATGAGCAACTAAATAAGTTACTTGAACTACAACAGATTTCTCCATTGAATTACTGACTACATTCCCAATTCTGCTTATTTTTTCAGTTGAAATTGACATTAAACATCACCTTAATCCTTCTTTTCAATTATTTTTATAACTTAACTTTTAATACTTTCAGGTTTGTTTATTTTTTTATTTAACTCAATTTCCCTAAGTATCGTCTTGGTACGAGCAATTTCGTGTTTCACTTCTCTAATTTTCATAAAATTACTTAGTTGACCTGTGACTGATTGAAATCTGAGGCTAAATAATTCATCTTTCAAATCAGAGAGCTTTTTTTCTAATTCATTAACAGATAAATCTCTTAACTCACTTGCTTTCAATTTATCCCACCACCTGTTCTTCTCGCATAACAAAGCGAGTCTTAATTGGTAACTTATGAGAAGCCAATCTCATTGCTTCCATTGCTATCTTTTCTTCAACACCACCAAGTTCAAATAATACTGTTCCAGGCTTTACCACTGCTACCCAAAATTCCGGTGAACCCTTTCCTTTACCCATTCTTGTTTCAGCAGCAGTTTTGGTGACGGATTTATGAGGAAATACTCTTATCCATACTTTTCCACCTCTTTTGATAGCATGTGTAACAGCTATTCTTGCCGATTCTATTTGTGCACTTGTAATCCATGCTGTTTGCAACGCCTGTAAACCGTATTCCCCAAAAGCTATCATATTGCCTTTTTGGGCTTTTCCCTTCATTTTTCCACGTTGCATTTTTCTATATTTAGTTCTAGTTGGTTGGAGCATTTTCTTCCTCCCCTAATATTCCTGCTTTTTTATTATTAGTGTTCTCAGTATTATTTTTTATATATTTTCTGTCCTGCTCATCAGCTGAATCCACTGATTTTCCAGAAAAATTATTTTTTGGTAACACTTCACCTTTAAAAATCCAGACTTTGACTCCAACTTTTCCATAGGTAGTATTTGCTTCAG
The window above is part of the Atribacterota bacterium genome. Proteins encoded here:
- the rplN gene encoding 50S ribosomal protein L14 codes for the protein MIQMQTRLFVADNSGAKQIQCIKVLGGSRKRYARIGEVIVASVKEANVGGTAKKGEIVKAVIVRTKKEVGRPDGSYIRFDDNAAVIINNQNEPIGTRIFGPVARELRDKKYMKIISLAPEVV
- the rpsQ gene encoding 30S ribosomal protein S17 encodes the protein MSISTEKISRIGNVVSNSMEKSVVVQVTYLVAHKLYKKRIRKSSKFMAHDEKNICEVGDKVKIVSSKPLSKRKRWEVAEIIQKRK
- the rpmC gene encoding 50S ribosomal protein L29 — its product is MKASELRDLSVNELEKKLSDLKDELFSLRFQSVTGQLSNFMKIREVKHEIARTKTILREIELNKKINKPESIKS
- the rplP gene encoding 50S ribosomal protein L16, with the protein product MLQPTRTKYRKMQRGKMKGKAQKGNMIAFGEYGLQALQTAWITSAQIESARIAVTHAIKRGGKVWIRVFPHKSVTKTAAETRMGKGKGSPEFWVAVVKPGTVLFELGGVEEKIAMEAMRLASHKLPIKTRFVMREEQVVG